In one window of Paracoccus saliphilus DNA:
- a CDS encoding propionyl-CoA synthetase, which translates to MAYRQVYDAWKSDPEGFWMDAARQVDWERPPSRAWFDQGPAGEWFSDALVNTCWNAVDRHVEAGRGDQPAIIHDSPITGTSQSLSFRELRDRVARLAGALRARGVGKGDRVIIYMPMVPEALEAMLACTRIGAIHSVVFGGFAARELAVRIDDAKPRAIIAASCGLEPGRVVRYKPLLDAAIESAAHKPDFCVILQREQENAELIPERDIEWQDFQQGAAPADCLAVEGNHPVYILYTSGTTGQPKGVIRHTAGHLVALNWSMRNIYGIDAGDVFWAASDVGWVVGHSYICYAPLIAGATTIAFEGKPVGTPDAGTFWRVIGEHGVKSFFTAPTAIRAVKREDPEGKLIGNYDLSGLQAVFLAGERADPDTIQWLEDRLHLPVLDHWWQTETGWSIAANPFGIEHMPVKKGSPSVAMPGYDVQILDDAGTPVPTGTLGAIAVKLPLPPGTLPSLWNAEERFRKAYLNRFPDYYETGDAGYVDEDGYLYIMARTDDVINVAGHRLSTGAMEEVLASHPAVAECAVIGVADKLKGEVPLGFLCLKRGIETSDDQITREVVALVRDRIGPVAAFRTACVVERLPKTRSGKILRATMVKLANGEQVSAPATIDDPAILDEIAAALGGVGYPQQD; encoded by the coding sequence ATGGCGTATCGGCAGGTTTACGATGCATGGAAATCGGACCCGGAAGGGTTCTGGATGGACGCGGCGCGGCAGGTCGATTGGGAACGCCCGCCAAGCCGCGCCTGGTTCGATCAGGGACCGGCGGGCGAATGGTTTTCCGATGCGCTGGTCAACACATGCTGGAACGCCGTTGATCGCCATGTCGAGGCCGGTCGCGGCGATCAGCCCGCCATCATCCATGACAGCCCGATTACCGGAACGAGCCAAAGCCTCAGTTTCCGTGAGTTGCGCGACCGCGTGGCCCGTTTGGCCGGTGCGCTACGTGCGAGGGGAGTGGGCAAGGGTGACCGCGTCATCATCTATATGCCGATGGTTCCCGAGGCGCTGGAGGCGATGCTGGCCTGCACCCGGATCGGCGCCATCCATTCCGTCGTCTTTGGCGGTTTCGCCGCCCGCGAACTGGCCGTCCGCATCGATGACGCAAAGCCCCGCGCCATCATCGCGGCCTCTTGCGGGCTGGAGCCGGGGCGGGTCGTCCGATACAAGCCCTTGCTGGACGCGGCCATCGAGAGCGCCGCGCACAAGCCCGATTTCTGCGTGATCCTGCAACGCGAGCAGGAGAACGCCGAGCTGATCCCGGAGCGCGATATCGAATGGCAGGATTTCCAGCAGGGCGCGGCACCTGCCGATTGTCTTGCAGTTGAGGGCAATCACCCGGTCTATATCCTCTATACCTCGGGCACGACCGGTCAGCCCAAGGGGGTCATCCGCCATACCGCCGGGCATCTCGTCGCGCTGAACTGGTCGATGAGGAATATCTACGGCATCGATGCGGGCGACGTGTTCTGGGCGGCCTCGGATGTCGGGTGGGTCGTGGGACACAGCTATATCTGCTATGCGCCGCTGATCGCGGGCGCGACCACCATCGCCTTCGAGGGCAAGCCCGTGGGCACACCCGATGCGGGCACCTTCTGGCGGGTGATCGGCGAGCATGGGGTCAAGAGTTTCTTCACCGCACCGACCGCGATCCGCGCGGTGAAGCGCGAGGATCCGGAAGGCAAGCTGATCGGGAATTACGACCTCTCTGGTCTGCAGGCGGTTTTCCTTGCCGGGGAACGCGCCGATCCCGACACGATCCAATGGCTGGAAGATCGCCTTCATCTGCCGGTGCTGGATCATTGGTGGCAGACCGAGACCGGCTGGTCCATCGCCGCAAATCCCTTTGGGATAGAGCATATGCCGGTCAAGAAAGGCAGCCCCTCGGTGGCCATGCCGGGCTATGACGTGCAGATACTCGATGACGCGGGAACGCCGGTTCCAACAGGAACGCTGGGCGCCATCGCGGTGAAGCTGCCCTTGCCGCCGGGCACCCTGCCCTCGCTGTGGAACGCCGAGGAACGGTTTCGCAAGGCCTACCTGAACCGCTTTCCCGACTATTACGAAACCGGCGATGCGGGATATGTCGACGAGGACGGCTATCTCTATATCATGGCGCGCACGGATGACGTGATCAATGTCGCGGGCCATCGCCTGTCCACCGGCGCGATGGAAGAGGTTCTGGCCTCGCATCCGGCGGTCGCGGAATGCGCGGTGATCGGTGTGGCCGACAAGCTGAAGGGAGAGGTGCCCCTGGGCTTTCTATGCCTCAAGCGGGGGATCGAGACCTCTGATGATCAGATCACGCGCGAGGTCGTTGCCCTGGTCCGCGACAGGATCGGCCCGGTTGCGGCATTCAGAACAGCCTGCGTGGTCGAACGATTGCCCAAGACACGCTCGGGCAAGATCCTGAGGGCGACAATGGTAAAACTCGCGAATGGCGAACAGGTCAGCGCGCCCGCCACGATCGACGACCCTGCCATATTGGACGAGATCGCCGCGGCATTGGGTGGCGTAGGCTATCCGCAGCAGGACTGA
- a CDS encoding transferrin-binding protein-like solute binding protein has protein sequence MNNPKLILSAVAILSIAACGGGGSSGGGNKSPSYNQLMAEGAEFAREYNALNGFRNELTPVSLMPTTGKAHYSGVGAVKVNAGTADGRPQVAGRARLTANFDDSRLSGNVKDFKAASGHSTTGGEVRIRGDIVENVILGNSRGMVNIDGRDHEIDGELAGVFLDDDADAIAAASEGFTSRGDRYSLGVTGETD, from the coding sequence TTGAATAATCCGAAATTGATCTTGTCCGCGGTTGCGATCCTGTCCATTGCCGCTTGTGGCGGCGGTGGTTCTTCCGGCGGCGGAAACAAGTCACCCAGCTATAATCAATTGATGGCGGAAGGGGCGGAATTTGCGCGGGAATACAATGCGCTGAACGGATTCAGGAACGAATTGACCCCGGTCAGCCTGATGCCCACTACAGGAAAGGCCCATTATTCCGGGGTCGGTGCGGTGAAAGTGAATGCTGGCACGGCTGACGGGCGTCCCCAAGTTGCCGGACGGGCGCGGCTGACGGCGAATTTCGATGATTCGCGCTTGTCCGGAAATGTCAAGGATTTCAAGGCGGCTTCGGGGCATTCCACGACCGGCGGAGAGGTGAGGATCAGGGGTGATATCGTCGAGAACGTGATTCTCGGCAATAGCCGTGGCATGGTCAATATCGATGGGCGCGATCACGAGATCGATGGCGAATTGGCCGGGGTGTTTCTTGATGACGATGCGGATGCGATCGCTGCGGCCAGCGAGGGTTTCACATCGAGAGGTGATCGCTACAGTCTGGGAGTAACTGGCGAAACCGATTAA
- the aroA gene encoding 3-phosphoshikimate 1-carboxyvinyltransferase translates to MSHSADPQPMTSRRGGPLTGEAQVPGDKSISHRALILGALSVGETRITGLLEGQDVLDTAKAMAAFGAEVERVGPGEWSVHGVGVGGFSAPESVIDCGNSGTGVRLIMGAMATTPITAVFTGDPSLSRRPMARVTLPLSQFGAEITAREGECLPITIRGAADPVPLRYRTPVASAQIKSAVLLAGLNAPGETVVIEAEPTRDHSERMLAGFGADIRTETTDEGHVITLTGRPELRAQPVAVPRDPSSAAFPVAAALIVPGSAIRVPGVSRNPTRDGLYVTLSEMGADISFENEREEGGEPVADLVVRHGPLKGVSVPPERAASMIDEFPILSVIAAFAEGKTVMNGVAELRVKESDRIDAMARGLEANGVTVEETRDSMTVHGMAKVPGGGMAATHLDHRIAMSFLILGLASEAPVTVDDGSPIMTSFPDFLPLMRGLGADMGTSD, encoded by the coding sequence ATGTCACATTCCGCCGATCCCCAGCCCATGACCTCCCGCCGTGGCGGCCCCTTGACTGGAGAGGCGCAGGTCCCCGGAGACAAGTCGATCAGCCATCGTGCGCTGATCCTCGGTGCCTTGTCGGTTGGTGAGACGCGGATCACCGGGTTGCTGGAGGGGCAGGACGTGCTGGACACTGCGAAGGCGATGGCGGCCTTCGGGGCCGAGGTCGAGCGGGTCGGACCGGGTGAATGGTCGGTGCATGGCGTCGGCGTCGGTGGCTTTTCCGCGCCCGAATCCGTCATCGATTGCGGCAATTCCGGAACCGGAGTGCGGCTGATCATGGGGGCGATGGCGACGACCCCGATCACTGCCGTCTTCACCGGCGATCCCAGCCTTTCGCGCCGCCCGATGGCACGGGTCACGCTGCCGCTGTCGCAATTCGGCGCCGAGATCACCGCGCGCGAGGGGGAATGCCTGCCCATCACCATTCGCGGCGCTGCCGACCCGGTGCCGCTGCGCTATCGGACCCCGGTCGCCAGCGCACAGATCAAATCGGCGGTCCTGCTGGCAGGGCTGAACGCGCCGGGCGAAACCGTGGTGATCGAGGCCGAGCCGACCCGCGACCATTCCGAACGGATGCTGGCCGGGTTCGGGGCCGATATCCGCACGGAAACCACGGATGAGGGCCATGTAATCACTCTGACTGGCCGGCCCGAGCTGCGGGCCCAGCCCGTTGCGGTGCCGCGCGATCCGTCCAGCGCCGCCTTCCCGGTGGCCGCTGCGCTGATCGTGCCGGGATCGGCGATCCGCGTGCCCGGCGTTTCCCGCAATCCGACACGCGACGGGCTTTACGTTACCCTGTCCGAGATGGGGGCCGATATCAGTTTCGAGAACGAGCGCGAGGAGGGCGGAGAGCCTGTCGCCGATCTGGTCGTGCGCCATGGTCCGCTCAAGGGCGTCAGCGTGCCGCCCGAGCGCGCCGCCAGCATGATCGACGAATTCCCGATCCTGTCGGTGATTGCGGCCTTCGCCGAAGGAAAGACGGTGATGAACGGCGTGGCCGAGCTGCGCGTCAAGGAAAGCGACCGTATCGACGCGATGGCGCGCGGGCTGGAGGCCAATGGCGTCACCGTCGAAGAGACGCGGGACAGCATGACGGTTCATGGGATGGCGAAGGTGCCGGGAGGGGGCATGGCGGCCACCCATCTGGACCACCGCATCGCGATGTCCTTCCTGATCCTCGGCCTGGCGAGCGAGGCCCCGGTCACGGTGGATGACGGCAGTCCCATCATGACGTCATTCCCGGATTTCCTGCCGTTGATGCGGGGACTGGGTGCGGATATGGGGACGTCGGATTGA
- the moaA gene encoding GTP 3',8-cyclase MoaA: protein MTHAAQPPLIDPFARPITYLRVSVTDRCDFRCVYCMAEHMQFLPKAELLTLEELDRLCSAFVGLGVRKLRITGGEPLVRRGIMGFFQQMSRHLGEGLDELTLTTNGSQLGRFASQLVDCGVRRVNVSLDTLDAGKFAEITRWGRLPQVLDGIKAAQAAGLRVKINAVALKGVNDSELFDLVKWCGDEGHDLTFIEVMPMGDLGNEDRLDQYWPLTDLRAQLAERFTLIDLAERSGGPARYVRLQETGQKIGFITPLTHNFCESCNRVRLTCTGELYMCLGQEDRADLRAPLRKSEEDAPLREAIRAAIARKPKGHDFDYSRQAVAGQMSRHMSHTGG, encoded by the coding sequence ATGACCCACGCAGCACAGCCTCCTCTCATCGACCCTTTCGCCCGGCCGATTACCTATTTGCGGGTATCTGTCACCGATCGCTGCGACTTCCGCTGCGTCTATTGCATGGCCGAGCATATGCAATTCCTGCCCAAGGCCGAGCTTCTGACGCTGGAGGAGCTGGACCGTCTCTGTTCGGCCTTTGTCGGGCTTGGCGTGCGCAAGCTGCGCATCACCGGCGGAGAGCCGCTGGTCAGGCGTGGCATCATGGGCTTTTTCCAACAGATGTCACGCCATCTGGGCGAGGGGCTGGACGAGCTGACCCTGACCACCAATGGCAGTCAGCTCGGGCGTTTTGCCAGTCAATTGGTCGATTGCGGCGTGCGGCGGGTGAATGTTTCTCTGGACACGCTGGATGCCGGAAAATTTGCCGAGATCACCCGTTGGGGCCGCCTGCCCCAGGTGCTGGACGGGATCAAGGCCGCGCAGGCTGCCGGATTGCGGGTCAAGATCAATGCCGTCGCCTTGAAGGGCGTGAACGATTCGGAACTGTTCGACCTGGTGAAATGGTGCGGCGATGAAGGCCATGACCTGACCTTCATCGAGGTCATGCCGATGGGCGATCTGGGCAATGAGGACCGGCTGGACCAATACTGGCCGCTGACCGATCTGCGTGCCCAGCTGGCCGAACGCTTCACCCTGATCGACCTAGCCGAGCGGAGCGGAGGACCCGCCCGTTACGTCCGCCTGCAGGAAACCGGGCAGAAGATCGGCTTCATCACGCCGCTGACGCATAATTTCTGCGAAAGCTGCAACAGGGTGCGTCTCACCTGTACGGGTGAATTGTATATGTGCCTAGGACAAGAGGACCGGGCCGATCTGCGCGCGCCGCTGCGCAAATCAGAAGAGGATGCGCCGCTGCGCGAAGCGATCCGCGCCGCCATCGCCCGCAAGCCCAAGGGCCATGATTTCGACTATTCGCGTCAGGCGGTGGCGGGCCAGATGTCCCGGCATATGAGCCATACGGGCGGATGA
- a CDS encoding eCIS core domain-containing protein, translating to MEKGIKRRLTPGEISTASRVFNGAINFKRIRIHDNPAENNDPSNPHTVGNDIHFPKDDFRDDFFGAPLHKLSTLIHEMTHVWQNQSGQRATLSHRKFRNSYKRELKESLKNHVTPKSLAELKEQLSKLRRFKKNRLVMDAVSRPLHATREIVPQPMAVEISAEMIDSHNVTSVLPGEPIESPLDHYFREYVTDDNQELRQQVGKYWQLISDYHYLTHDWENTAFNALSREGQAEMIKDYFILLCGGDPLEPVFCPNDTYTPTSGHERPPLSFYKRLIPFVH from the coding sequence ATGGAAAAGGGCATTAAACGGCGTCTGACGCCGGGTGAGATTTCAACAGCGAGCCGTGTTTTCAACGGCGCAATAAACTTCAAAAGGATTCGCATTCACGACAATCCCGCAGAAAACAACGATCCGAGCAACCCCCATACCGTCGGAAACGACATCCATTTCCCGAAGGATGATTTTCGCGATGATTTCTTCGGCGCACCGCTGCACAAACTCTCGACGCTGATTCATGAGATGACGCATGTCTGGCAGAATCAGTCAGGCCAGCGCGCAACGTTATCGCACCGTAAATTCCGCAATAGCTACAAGAGGGAACTCAAGGAATCTCTCAAGAATCACGTAACGCCGAAATCTTTGGCCGAACTCAAGGAACAGCTCAGCAAGTTGCGCAGGTTCAAGAAAAACAGGTTGGTCATGGATGCGGTCAGCAGACCGCTGCACGCAACGCGCGAGATTGTCCCACAGCCCATGGCGGTCGAGATCAGCGCCGAGATGATCGATAGCCACAACGTCACCAGTGTCCTGCCGGGCGAGCCGATCGAATCTCCGCTCGATCATTATTTCCGCGAATACGTAACGGATGACAATCAGGAATTGCGGCAACAGGTTGGGAAATACTGGCAATTGATCAGCGATTACCACTACCTGACACATGACTGGGAAAATACGGCGTTCAACGCGCTGAGCCGCGAAGGGCAGGCAGAGATGATCAAGGACTACTTCATCCTGCTCTGCGGTGGGGACCCGCTGGAACCTGTGTTCTGTCCCAACGACACGTATACCCCGACAAGCGGACATGAACGCCCCCCGCTCAGCTTCTACAAGAGGCTCATCCCCTTCGTGCACTGA
- the ispG gene encoding flavodoxin-dependent (E)-4-hydroxy-3-methylbut-2-enyl-diphosphate synthase, whose translation MSLNPIRPWRNIERRKSRQIMVGSVPVGGDAPISVQTMTNTDGHDVRATLDQVIRAADAGADIVRISAPDQETTRALKEICRESPVPIVADIHFHYKRAIEAAEAGVACLRINPGNIGDEARVREVIKAARDHGCSMRIGVNAGSLEKHLLEKYGEPCPDAMVESGLDHIKILQDNDFHEFKISVKASDVFLAATAYQQLAEATDAPIHLGITEAGGFVGGTVKSAVGLGNLLWMGIGDTIRVSLSADPVEEVKVGFEILKSLGLRTRGVQIISCPSCARQGFDVIKTVEKLEERLEHIKTPMSLSIIGCVVNGPGEALMTDIGFTGGGAGSGMVYMAGRQSHKMSNDQMIDHIVQLVEERAEKIEAEATAVE comes from the coding sequence ATGTCGCTGAACCCGATCCGTCCATGGCGCAATATCGAGCGGCGGAAATCCCGCCAGATCATGGTGGGCTCCGTGCCGGTTGGCGGCGACGCCCCGATATCCGTGCAGACGATGACCAATACCGATGGCCATGACGTGCGCGCCACGCTCGACCAGGTGATCCGTGCCGCCGATGCGGGCGCGGATATCGTGCGTATCTCGGCCCCCGACCAGGAGACGACACGGGCATTGAAGGAAATCTGCCGCGAAAGCCCGGTGCCGATCGTCGCCGATATCCATTTCCACTACAAGCGCGCCATCGAGGCGGCAGAGGCAGGCGTGGCGTGCCTGCGTATCAATCCCGGCAATATCGGCGACGAGGCCCGCGTGCGCGAGGTAATCAAGGCGGCACGGGATCACGGCTGCTCGATGCGGATCGGCGTGAATGCCGGAAGCCTGGAAAAGCATCTGCTCGAAAAATATGGCGAACCTTGCCCCGATGCCATGGTCGAGTCGGGGCTGGATCACATCAAGATATTGCAGGACAACGATTTTCACGAGTTCAAGATCAGCGTGAAAGCCTCTGACGTGTTCCTTGCCGCAACCGCCTACCAGCAACTGGCCGAGGCGACCGACGCGCCGATCCATCTGGGCATCACCGAGGCGGGCGGTTTCGTCGGCGGCACGGTGAAATCCGCTGTCGGCCTGGGCAACCTGCTGTGGATGGGCATCGGCGACACGATTCGCGTCAGCCTGTCCGCCGATCCGGTCGAAGAGGTGAAGGTCGGCTTCGAGATCCTGAAATCACTGGGCCTGCGGACGCGCGGGGTGCAGATCATCTCGTGCCCCTCCTGCGCGCGTCAGGGCTTTGACGTCATCAAGACGGTGGAAAAGCTGGAAGAGCGGCTGGAGCATATCAAGACGCCGATGAGCCTGTCGATCATCGGCTGCGTGGTGAACGGGCCGGGCGAGGCGCTGATGACCGATATCGGCTTCACCGGTGGCGGCGCGGGCAGCGGCATGGTCTATATGGCCGGGCGGCAGAGCCACAAGATGAGCAACGATCAGATGATCGACCATATCGTGCAACTGGTCGAAGAGCGCGCCGAGAAGATCGAGGCGGAAGCGACGGCGGTGGAGTGA
- a CDS encoding thiamine diphosphokinase, which yields MIPPLVISERGVTVVGGGAIRPVELMTALSLAPTIVAADGGADRALSLGQAPDWVIGDLDSISSAAREIIPAERIVHVAEQDSTDFTKCLTRIAAPFVLAVGFSGLRLDHTLAVLTALVNTVRPPAIMLNSEDIVFLAPPRLTLPLMPGTRVSLYPMGPARGVSTGLEWPIEGIDFAPGMRVGTSNRATGLVTLRLEGSMLIILPRETLTTVLTALRLPKG from the coding sequence ATGATCCCGCCGCTGGTGATATCGGAGCGGGGGGTGACGGTCGTCGGCGGCGGGGCCATCCGCCCGGTCGAACTGATGACCGCGCTCAGCCTTGCTCCGACTATCGTGGCTGCCGACGGGGGGGCGGATCGGGCGTTGTCGCTTGGGCAGGCGCCGGATTGGGTGATTGGCGACCTGGACAGCATCAGCAGTGCCGCGCGCGAGATCATCCCGGCCGAGCGTATCGTCCATGTGGCCGAACAGGACAGCACCGATTTCACCAAATGCCTGACCCGGATCGCGGCGCCCTTCGTGCTCGCGGTCGGATTCTCGGGGCTGCGGCTGGATCATACGTTGGCGGTGCTGACGGCTCTGGTGAATACCGTGAGGCCGCCGGCGATCATGCTCAATTCCGAGGATATCGTCTTTCTGGCTCCGCCGCGCCTGACCTTGCCCCTGATGCCGGGCACGCGGGTTTCACTTTACCCGATGGGGCCCGCGCGCGGGGTGAGCACGGGGCTTGAATGGCCCATCGAGGGAATCGATTTTGCCCCTGGCATGCGTGTGGGAACGTCGAACCGCGCGACCGGCCTGGTGACGCTACGCCTCGAGGGATCGATGCTGATCATCCTGCCGCGCGAGACGCTGACGACCGTTCTGACGGCGCTGCGCCTGCCGAAAGGCTAG
- a CDS encoding DUF2842 domain-containing protein, with protein sequence MDLKTRKRLSVLVLVLGLPAYVIVAVTLVNWMDAQWGRQPIWIELLVYIGLGIIWIIPLKRLFTGIGRDE encoded by the coding sequence ATGGATTTGAAGACTCGCAAACGCCTGTCGGTTCTCGTTCTCGTGCTGGGGTTGCCCGCCTATGTCATCGTGGCCGTGACGCTGGTGAACTGGATGGACGCGCAATGGGGGCGGCAGCCGATCTGGATCGAATTGCTGGTCTATATCGGTCTCGGCATCATCTGGATCATTCCCCTGAAACGCCTGTTCACCGGGATTGGCCGAGACGAATGA
- a CDS encoding adenylosuccinate synthase, with translation MANVVVVGAQWGDEGKGKIVDWLSERADVIARFQGGHNAGHTLVIGNTVFKLSLLPSGIVREGKLAVIGNGVVLDPWSLFGEIDRLTAQGVKISTENLMIAENTPLILPLHQDLDKLREEAAGKAKIGTTGRGIGPAYEDKVGRRTIRVADLGDEDTLDARLDRLLAHHDALRQGLGAEPIDRAALKATLLEIAPKLLPYAQPVWKVMAEARKSGKRILFEGAQGSLLDIDFGTYPYVTSSTTMSGMAASGTGMGPGAIDFVLGIVKAYTTRVGEGPFPTELHDDDGQRLGERGHEFGTVTGRQRRCGWFDAVLVRQTCAISGVNGIALTKLDVLDGFEKLKICVGYEIDGKHYDYLPTAAALQARVTPIYEELDGWQESTAGARSWADLPAEAIKYVRRVEELIQCPVALLSTSPERDDTILVTDPFAD, from the coding sequence ATGGCCAATGTGGTGGTTGTCGGCGCACAATGGGGCGACGAGGGCAAGGGCAAGATCGTCGATTGGCTCAGCGAGCGTGCCGATGTGATCGCACGGTTTCAGGGCGGCCATAATGCCGGCCATACGCTGGTCATCGGCAATACGGTGTTCAAGCTTTCGCTGCTGCCCTCGGGGATTGTGCGCGAGGGCAAGCTGGCGGTGATCGGCAATGGCGTGGTCCTGGACCCGTGGTCGCTGTTCGGTGAAATCGACAGGTTGACCGCGCAGGGCGTCAAGATCTCGACCGAGAACCTGATGATCGCCGAGAATACGCCGCTGATCCTACCGCTGCACCAGGATCTCGACAAGCTGCGCGAAGAGGCCGCGGGCAAGGCCAAGATCGGCACCACGGGGCGCGGCATTGGCCCGGCCTATGAGGACAAGGTTGGCCGCCGCACCATCCGCGTCGCCGATCTGGGCGATGAAGATACGCTGGATGCGCGGCTCGACCGGCTCTTGGCCCATCACGATGCGCTGCGGCAGGGATTGGGCGCCGAGCCGATCGACCGGGCGGCGCTGAAAGCTACGCTGCTGGAGATCGCGCCCAAGCTGTTGCCTTATGCGCAGCCGGTCTGGAAGGTCATGGCCGAGGCGCGCAAATCCGGCAAGCGCATCCTGTTCGAGGGCGCGCAGGGCTCGCTGCTCGATATCGATTTCGGCACCTATCCCTATGTGACCAGTTCGACCACCATGTCGGGCATGGCGGCCTCGGGCACCGGGATGGGGCCGGGAGCGATCGATTTCGTGCTGGGAATCGTCAAGGCCTACACGACCCGCGTCGGCGAAGGCCCGTTCCCGACCGAGCTTCACGACGATGACGGCCAACGCCTTGGCGAACGCGGCCACGAATTCGGCACCGTCACCGGGCGTCAGCGCCGCTGCGGCTGGTTCGACGCGGTGCTGGTGCGCCAGACCTGCGCGATCTCGGGGGTCAATGGCATCGCCCTGACCAAGCTGGACGTGCTGGACGGGTTCGAGAAGCTGAAAATCTGCGTGGGCTACGAGATCGACGGCAAGCATTACGACTATCTGCCCACCGCCGCCGCGTTGCAGGCTAGGGTCACGCCGATCTATGAAGAGCTTGATGGCTGGCAGGAATCGACCGCCGGCGCCCGAAGCTGGGCCGATCTGCCCGCCGAGGCGATCAAATATGTGCGTCGGGTTGAGGAACTGATCCAATGCCCCGTCGCATTGCTGTCCACCAGCCCCGAACGCGATGACACCATCCTCGTGACTGACCCCTTTGCCGACTGA
- a CDS encoding SlyX family protein, whose protein sequence is MDKQQVTRIEHLEEALAHLTRLTDDLSDVIARQDTEIARLTRRVEMLMRAEAEREAEAGGTVPLADQRPPHW, encoded by the coding sequence ATGGACAAGCAGCAGGTCACACGGATCGAGCATCTGGAAGAGGCGCTCGCCCATCTGACGCGCCTGACGGACGATCTGAGCGACGTCATCGCCCGGCAGGATACCGAGATCGCCCGGCTGACCCGCCGTGTCGAAATGCTCATGCGGGCCGAAGCCGAACGCGAGGCCGAGGCAGGCGGCACCGTCCCGCTGGCCGACCAGCGCCCGCCGCATTGGTAA